Proteins from a single region of Synechococcus sp. WH 8109:
- a CDS encoding thymidylate synthase — translation MQREVTLYQRSEAETLLKEFTLAQMTRHYWGEFAGSLQDLGLSSGPQFQATVDRDPLRTRLWLKPHLGTEAYLAEVERSGGRLRMHHCRGDRKGAGQAAAGHCPDGWQGIQLD, via the coding sequence ATGCAGCGCGAGGTCACCCTGTATCAACGCAGCGAAGCCGAAACTCTGTTGAAAGAGTTCACCCTTGCTCAGATGACGCGCCATTACTGGGGTGAATTCGCAGGTTCGCTTCAGGATTTAGGTCTGTCGTCGGGGCCGCAGTTCCAGGCAACGGTGGATCGCGATCCTCTTCGGACCCGACTGTGGCTTAAGCCCCATCTCGGCACGGAGGCCTATCTGGCGGAGGTGGAGCGCTCGGGCGGTCGACTGCGGATGCACCACTGCCGCGGTGATCGGAAAGGAGCAGGCCAGGCCGCGGCGGGGCACTGTCCGGATGGTTGGCAAGGGATTCAATTGGATTGA
- the hflX gene encoding GTPase HflX has protein sequence MKQSHLGGRCRGLRPSQQRQLERLSHRRHPEDCGADLLSLERLADLVLDLEMALHLVLDGRGLCRLLWLGPLTGRDSLLQHLPATPRRSSGGWRLISCPFARKGLHSDPRDAVVALDIAPRHWLRFAPCPGADGARPAELLIPDPSQADGWRPFEKGNLRDLCVLTPDEPHPQSISAATGDERVLLLTLTSGDEQRDQRDLAELEGLVRSAGAEPVARTSQRRGQTNPQTLWGSGKLQEAALEIRRWQASLVITDRELTPVQARNLERLLSCPVSDRSELILDIFAQRAGSAAGRLQVELAQLRYRLPRLLGRGSSLSRQGGGIGTRGPGETQLEKDRRAISRRIERLLRDQRQLQSHRSRLRDQRRDLPRVALVGYTNAGKSSLLNALCGKRASDRVLAENKLFATLDPTTRKLDLPCPGARPERLLITDTVGFIRDLPAPLVEAFRATLEEALDADVLLLVIDLADPDWQGHLDTVHRLLDELGSTALRRVIANQIDRCEATEIEMIHQREPDALFLSAVRGDGLQGLKQWLREQFFDPGAESPQFTTGDSPPWPS, from the coding sequence TTGAAGCAATCCCACCTTGGCGGGCGTTGCCGTGGTCTGCGCCCCAGCCAGCAACGCCAGCTGGAGCGGTTGAGCCATCGCCGTCATCCCGAAGACTGCGGTGCCGATCTACTGAGCCTCGAACGCTTGGCCGACCTGGTGCTGGATCTGGAGATGGCATTGCATCTGGTGCTGGACGGCCGCGGCCTCTGCCGCCTGCTCTGGCTCGGGCCTCTCACCGGTAGGGATTCTCTGCTGCAGCATCTGCCGGCGACGCCGCGGCGGAGCAGCGGGGGATGGCGACTGATCAGCTGCCCTTTCGCTCGCAAAGGGCTGCACTCAGATCCCCGCGACGCCGTGGTCGCCCTTGATATCGCTCCTCGGCACTGGCTGCGCTTTGCACCCTGCCCGGGGGCCGATGGAGCTCGCCCGGCCGAACTCTTGATCCCTGACCCGTCTCAAGCCGATGGCTGGAGACCGTTTGAAAAGGGCAACCTGAGGGATCTTTGCGTCCTCACACCCGACGAACCCCATCCCCAAAGCATCAGTGCCGCAACAGGAGACGAGCGGGTTCTTCTGCTCACGCTCACCAGTGGCGATGAACAGCGCGACCAGCGGGATCTGGCTGAGCTGGAAGGCCTGGTGCGAAGTGCCGGCGCCGAACCGGTGGCCAGGACCAGCCAGCGCCGGGGCCAAACCAATCCCCAAACGCTATGGGGCTCCGGAAAACTTCAGGAAGCCGCCCTAGAGATCCGCCGCTGGCAGGCCTCCCTGGTGATCACCGACCGGGAGCTCACCCCCGTGCAGGCCCGCAATCTCGAACGGCTGCTCAGCTGCCCGGTCTCCGACCGCAGCGAATTGATCCTCGACATCTTTGCCCAGCGGGCTGGCAGCGCTGCAGGGCGGCTTCAAGTGGAACTGGCTCAGCTGCGCTACCGGTTGCCGCGCCTGTTGGGACGGGGCAGCAGCCTGTCGCGGCAGGGCGGCGGCATCGGCACGCGCGGCCCAGGGGAAACACAGTTGGAAAAAGACCGAAGGGCCATCAGCCGACGCATCGAACGACTGCTTCGGGATCAACGCCAACTTCAATCCCACCGCAGCCGCTTACGGGATCAGCGGCGTGATCTGCCGCGGGTAGCGCTTGTGGGCTACACCAATGCGGGCAAATCCAGCCTTCTCAATGCCTTGTGCGGCAAACGGGCCAGTGATCGCGTTCTAGCGGAGAACAAGTTGTTCGCGACCCTTGACCCCACCACCCGCAAACTCGACCTTCCCTGCCCTGGGGCACGCCCCGAACGGTTACTGATCACCGACACGGTGGGCTTCATCCGCGATCTCCCCGCCCCACTGGTGGAAGCCTTCCGCGCCACGCTGGAGGAGGCGCTGGATGCCGATGTGCTCCTGCTGGTGATCGACCTTGCTGACCCCGACTGGCAGGGCCACCTGGACACTGTGCATCGGCTGCTCGATGAGCTTGGCAGCACTGCCCTGCGACGGGTGATCGCCAATCAGATCGACCGCTGTGAAGCAACTGAGATCGAGATGATTCATCAGCGGGAACCCGACGCCCTGTTTCTCTCGGCGGTGCGGGGGGATGGGCTCCAGGGCCTAAAACAGTGGCTGCGGGAGCAATTTTTTGATC
- a CDS encoding NAD(P)/FAD-dependent oxidoreductase, producing MRSPSSPSDAVVIVGGGFGGLFTALALQRRQPNCPIVLIEPRDRFLFQPLLYELLSDELQSWEVAPRYDQLLNNGICWIKDSVVGIDQTSQSIELASGDHLGWSQLVLATGSKANDFGIPGVKEHSSGFRDLNDVSRLKQWLNSLHHQRDGEAGLIIVGAGPTGVELACKLADLIDGAASIRLVEMGDEILPGSSAFNRERAQAALERKGVVVQLNTSVSEVKSSTAVLADGAVLRHVGLIWTAGSRPSIPAISPTPVLERGRLAVDDDLRLVGCANTFALGDLSARPGSPWPASAQVAMQQGDATAAAIAKLRVEEEPQPFQFEDRGEMLSLGVGEATLTGMGLTLAGPLAFQLRRATYLTRLPGLSLGLRSAGAWLLNR from the coding sequence ATGCGTTCACCCTCGTCCCCATCGGATGCCGTGGTGATCGTCGGCGGTGGATTCGGAGGACTATTCACAGCACTTGCTCTTCAGCGACGGCAGCCCAACTGCCCCATCGTTCTGATCGAACCGCGGGATCGCTTTCTGTTTCAACCGTTGCTGTACGAACTGCTCAGCGATGAACTTCAAAGCTGGGAGGTGGCCCCCCGCTACGACCAACTGCTGAACAACGGCATCTGCTGGATCAAGGACAGCGTTGTTGGCATCGATCAAACCAGCCAAAGCATCGAACTGGCCTCCGGAGACCACTTGGGCTGGTCACAACTGGTGCTGGCGACGGGCTCGAAAGCCAATGATTTCGGCATTCCAGGCGTCAAGGAACACAGCTCCGGCTTCCGCGACCTCAACGATGTGAGCCGCCTCAAGCAATGGCTCAACAGCCTGCACCACCAACGGGATGGAGAGGCCGGGCTGATCATTGTTGGCGCGGGACCCACCGGCGTGGAGCTGGCCTGCAAGCTGGCGGATCTGATCGACGGTGCTGCCAGCATTCGACTCGTGGAGATGGGAGATGAAATCCTCCCCGGCAGCTCAGCATTCAATCGCGAGCGGGCCCAGGCCGCGCTGGAACGCAAAGGGGTGGTGGTCCAGCTCAACACCAGCGTGAGCGAAGTGAAGTCCAGCACTGCTGTCCTTGCCGATGGTGCTGTTTTGCGTCACGTAGGCCTGATCTGGACCGCAGGAAGCCGCCCCTCCATCCCCGCCATCTCACCCACACCTGTGCTGGAACGGGGGCGTCTGGCCGTTGACGATGACCTGCGCCTGGTGGGCTGTGCCAACACGTTCGCCCTCGGGGATCTCTCAGCCCGACCAGGCAGCCCATGGCCCGCCAGCGCCCAGGTGGCGATGCAGCAAGGCGATGCCACTGCCGCAGCCATCGCAAAGCTACGGGTGGAGGAAGAGCCGCAACCCTTTCAGTTCGAGGACCGAGGCGAAATGCTCAGCCTCGGTGTCGGTGAGGCCACCCTCACCGGCATGGGGCTCACCCTGGCTGGCCCATTGGCCTTCCAGTTGCGACGGGCCACCTATCTCACGCGCCTGCCAGGGCTCTCTCTGGGTCTGCGCTCGGCAGGCGCCTGGTTGCTGAACCGTTGA
- a CDS encoding phosphoadenylyl-sulfate reductase codes for MTEAPEVMVPMAVQNELLEGRKLLEAMEPQQRLAWGLEQFGENFALTTSFGIQSAVLLHMLSTLPGGDAVRVIWIDTGYLPPETYSYAAQLTQQLRIRLVVSQSEMSPARMEALHGRLWESGRVEDLETYHRIRKVEPLERALNDLNTRCWASGVRRGQTDHRRSMTALDPIRERWSLRPLLEWTKRDVYYYMQENNLPQHPLFEQGYSTVGDWHSSGPDVGDLSGRDTRFGGLKQECGIHLPQEVNEGLMGEGI; via the coding sequence ATGACGGAGGCTCCTGAGGTCATGGTGCCCATGGCGGTGCAAAACGAGTTACTCGAAGGGCGCAAGCTCCTGGAGGCGATGGAACCGCAGCAGCGTCTGGCCTGGGGATTGGAGCAGTTCGGTGAGAATTTCGCTCTCACCACGAGTTTCGGGATCCAATCAGCTGTGCTTCTGCACATGCTGAGCACCCTCCCCGGGGGTGATGCTGTGCGGGTGATCTGGATCGATACCGGTTATCTGCCACCGGAGACTTACAGCTATGCCGCTCAACTCACCCAACAGCTCAGGATTCGTCTGGTGGTGAGTCAGAGCGAGATGTCCCCGGCTCGGATGGAAGCCCTGCACGGGCGGCTTTGGGAGTCCGGTCGCGTGGAAGACCTAGAGACTTATCACCGGATCCGCAAGGTTGAACCTCTGGAGCGAGCGCTCAACGACCTGAACACGCGCTGCTGGGCCAGTGGCGTGCGGCGTGGCCAGACCGATCACCGCCGTTCGATGACCGCGTTGGATCCGATTCGGGAGCGTTGGTCATTGCGCCCCCTGCTCGAGTGGACGAAGCGCGATGTGTACTACTACATGCAGGAGAACAATCTTCCCCAGCATCCGTTGTTTGAACAGGGTTATTCCACGGTCGGCGACTGGCATTCCAGTGGCCCGGATGTGGGCGATCTGAGTGGCCGTGACACCCGCTTTGGTGGCTTGAAGCAGGAGTGTGGAATTCATCTGCCCCAGGAGGTGAATGAAGGGCTGATGGGTGAAGGCATCTGA
- the bcp gene encoding thioredoxin-dependent thiol peroxidase, with protein sequence MSMQIGDAAPDFTLPDQNGDSIRLASLRGKKVVLYFYPKDDTPGCTKEACNFRDRWEQLKANNITVLGISKDGATSHNKFINKHELPFTLLTDEEPCAVASLYESYGLKKFMGREYMGMMRHTFLIDEEGKLERIYLKVKAATMADTLISDLGLS encoded by the coding sequence GTGAGTATGCAAATCGGCGACGCCGCCCCCGACTTCACACTTCCCGATCAAAACGGTGATTCCATCAGGCTCGCGTCACTTCGCGGGAAGAAGGTTGTTCTGTACTTCTATCCCAAAGACGACACTCCAGGCTGCACCAAAGAAGCCTGCAACTTCCGCGATCGCTGGGAGCAACTGAAAGCCAACAACATCACTGTTCTGGGTATCAGCAAGGACGGAGCCACCTCCCACAACAAATTCATCAACAAGCACGAACTTCCCTTCACCCTGCTCACCGATGAGGAGCCCTGTGCCGTGGCCAGCCTCTATGAGAGCTATGGGCTGAAGAAGTTCATGGGGCGCGAATACATGGGCATGATGCGCCACACCTTCCTGATCGATGAAGAGGGAAAACTCGAGCGTATTTATCTCAAGGTGAAAGCAGCCACCATGGCCGACACGCTGATCAGCGATCTCGGGCTGAGCTGA
- a CDS encoding type III pantothenate kinase, with product MTGATRGGDRVLLIGNSRWHWAQREHHVVCVDHGPPDPGRIGTNPPVWAAVGPVPESLMAHQDLRIRLEDVPLPKAPPWLGVDRALGSWMAWRCSQEQQLDCSRGLLLVDAGTVLSLTRVTADGCFGGGQLIPGYRLQLQAMARGTLGLPSTPEDLDNDALQEVFPQQTVAAMQRGVLEAMLASIAVAQQHAQGLLWICGGDAALLKSRWSGSTELLQLEGDLQLQALLSLGDGLSSARDR from the coding sequence GTGACAGGGGCTACACGGGGCGGTGACCGCGTTCTGCTGATTGGTAACAGCCGTTGGCATTGGGCCCAGCGGGAACACCACGTTGTTTGTGTGGATCATGGGCCTCCAGATCCTGGTCGTATCGGGACCAACCCTCCGGTCTGGGCGGCGGTGGGGCCGGTGCCTGAGTCGCTCATGGCCCACCAGGATCTGCGCATTCGCCTTGAGGATGTGCCCTTACCCAAGGCTCCTCCTTGGTTGGGGGTGGACCGGGCACTCGGGTCTTGGATGGCCTGGCGCTGTAGCCAAGAGCAACAGCTCGACTGTTCCAGGGGGTTGCTTCTGGTGGATGCCGGCACCGTGTTGAGCCTCACCCGGGTGACGGCGGACGGGTGTTTTGGAGGCGGACAGCTGATCCCGGGCTATCGGCTCCAGCTCCAGGCCATGGCCAGGGGAACCCTCGGCTTGCCATCAACCCCTGAGGATCTCGACAACGACGCTCTGCAAGAGGTCTTCCCACAACAAACCGTGGCTGCCATGCAGCGCGGTGTGCTGGAGGCGATGTTGGCTTCCATTGCAGTGGCTCAGCAGCATGCCCAAGGTTTGCTGTGGATCTGCGGTGGGGATGCTGCCTTGTTGAAGAGCCGTTGGTCCGGTTCAACGGAGTTGTTGCAGCTGGAGGGCGATCTTCAGTTGCAAGCACTGCTGAGCCTGGGGGATGGGCTCAGCTCAGCCCGAGATCGCTGA